DNA from Candidatus Thermoplasmatota archaeon:
CTTGCCAGTAAGTATCTACGCCAGACTGCCAAAATATAATCTCAGGTTGAAATTGGTTTGCAAGCTTAGGCACGAGAGTATCAAATGCGTAAAGATAAGCTTTTCCAGCTGTAGCTGGAAGCAAAGGAATATTTGTTGTATAGCCCTTTCCTTTGCCCACACCTATCTCCTTTGTAAATCCTGTTCCTGGATATAGCGTTCTGCCATCTTGATGTAGTGAGATAAGGAGCACAGAATTATCGTCGTAATAGATTTCCTGCGTGCCGTTAGCATGGTGCACATCAGTATCAACAACCATAAATTTTTTTATTTTGTACTCAGAGCGCAAATACTCTATTGCAATCGCTAGATCGTTAAAGAAGCAAAAACCAGAAGCGCTATCTTTACCTGCATGATGAAAACCTCCTAAAGTATTAATACCGCACCAAAATTTCTCTTGCGCTACTTCCTCAGCCATCAACTTAGTACCTCCGCATGCTAGTTTCGCTATTTCAAAAATTCCTTTAGGCGCAGGAGTATCCAAAGCAAGCATTCCCCCTTTTTCAGAGAGCTTTTTCACTAGCTCTATAAAATCTCTTGTATGCACTCGCGCCAAATCCTCCTCACCTACAGGCACAGGCACTAAAAGTTTTAACTTAGAACCCATCAAATTTTTCGCTCTTAGAAACTCTATTGTTTTTCTAGGCTTTAAACTGAGAAAAGGATGAGCCTCGCCTAAATTGTATTTAGAATAATCTTCATGATACGCAATTGCAATCGCCATCTTCTTAAGTAAAAAGCTTTAGAAATAGAAAAATCTTTTTGCCTTATAGATTAATTTCTATTACTATGTTTATATTTGATGAACTTACAATGGAAGAAGTCAAGAAGTTTGTAAATGATAAGTCCATTGTTATCCTACCTATTGGTGTAATTGAAGAGCACGGCGAGCATTTGCCATTAGCCACAGATTCTTTGCAAGCAGAGTATATTGCAGAAAGAGTAGCTAAGAAATTAGGAAAAAATGTGTTTATCGTGCCTAGTATAAGGTATGGTGTTTGCGTATCTACAGATAAATTCCCAGGCTCTATATCTTTAACTTTCGATACTATGCGAGCTTTGAGTTACGATATTTTAGCAGGCTTTATAAAAAATGGCTTCAAAAAAATTATTTTGCTTTCAGGCCACGGCGGTAGAGCTCATTTACAAGCTTTGAGGTTAGGCGCTGAAAAGATTGCTGAGGAAAAAGATGTGAAAGTTTTAGTTTTATCTGATTACGAGCTGTTATACGAAGCCAAAGGCAGAAAATTCTTAAAGACACTTGAAATTCCAGAATGGGATGCTCACGGTGGCGCAATAGAAACTTCTAGAATATTAGCGCTAAGAAAAGATTTGGTTAAAGGAAAAGGTATGAAATCCAAGCCGAACTTGCCTAAATATCTGATAATGAAAGGGATAGAGAAAAAGTTTCGAACTGGTATAATTGGCGATCCTACGGTAGCAAGTGAAGATAAAGGCAGAAAAATCAACGACTGGGTGATAAACGAGATTGTAAAGCTTGCTAAGGAGCTGTGAGGAAATGCTTGGAATTACCGAAGTGGAGTTTTTGATTGATATATTACTACCCATGATTTTCCAAGTATAGGTTCGGTACTGGATTCTGCAATAAGGCAGAAACTTATCAATTTACTCACGCTGTAACGACAACTTTGCCTTTACCTAATTTTAATTTCTTTGCGGCATCGATTGCAGCCAAAATATTTGCGCCAGATGAAATGCCTAAGTATTTTTTCTTTAAGTGCGGATCCAACATCCATAATAGTTCCGATTCCGGCCACAAAAGCATCTATTTTTCCGTCCGTCTGCTCTAGAATTTCATTTGCGGTTGTTTCATAGTGACATTGAGCATTTACAGGGTTCTTAAATTGGTGCGGAATAAATGCATTTTCTGTTTTTCTTGCAATGGTTTCTGCTTTTTTCACAGCGCCTGCAACATCTTCTTTGACAGGTGTGAGTACAATCTTCGCGCCAAATGCCTTAATCGATTTTCTCCTCTCCTCACTCATACCCTTCGGCATCACGATAATGCACTTATAGTTTTTAATTGCACACATCATTGCCAGCCCAATCCCGGTATTGCTGCTTGTTGGCTCAACAATCACAGAATTTTTATTCACCAGGCCTTTCTTTTCTGCGTCTTCAATCATTCTTAATGCAATTCTATCTTTCAAGTTTAGCAAGTACCGTTGCACCAACGTTTTTTGTTACTCTGTTTAATTTTACTAATGGCGTCTTACCTATTGCTTCAAGAACATTTCTACAATAGCTCATTTCATAATTGCACTCAACTTAGATTCTATACTAGCTTCTTTGTCTTTCCTATCATCGATTACCAAATGAGTAATCACTCTTTTAGCACCAAGCTTGAACACTGCGTTATGAGCTTCTTTTAAAGCCTCTAAAATTTCATCTAACGTTTTAGCTTCAAATACAGTGCACATTGCAGTTGGCTCTGCTCTACACGCTTTTCTTTTCAGCGCTTCTATACTCGCTTTCACATATTTACTTACGCCTGTACCTTCTCCTATAGGAGCGATACTTAATTGCGCTATTATCATTTTCTCAATCACCGAATTACGATAGTTATTTGAATACTTAAATTTGTTTTCTTTTTAATGCTACCTT
Protein-coding regions in this window:
- a CDS encoding creatininase family protein, with the protein product MEEVKKFVNDKSIVILPIGVIEEHGEHLPLATDSLQAEYIAERVAKKLGKNVFIVPSIRYGVCVSTDKFPGSISLTFDTMRALSYDILAGFIKNGFKKIILLSGHGGRAHLQALRLGAEKIAEEKDVKVLVLSDYELLYEAKGRKFLKTLEIPEWDAHGGAIETSRILALRKDLVKGKGMKSKPNLPKYLIMKGIEKKFRTGIIGDPTVASEDKGRKINDWVINEIVKLAKEL
- a CDS encoding histone deacetylase family protein, whose product is MAIAIAYHEDYSKYNLGEAHPFLSLKPRKTIEFLRAKNLMGSKLKLLVPVPVGEEDLARVHTRDFIELVKKLSEKGGMLALDTPAPKGIFEIAKLACGGTKLMAEEVAQEKFWCGINTLGGFHHAGKDSASGFCFFNDLAIAIEYLRSEYKIKKFMVVDTDVHHANGTQEIYYDDNSVLLISLHQDGRTLYPGTGFTKEIGVGKGKGYTTNIPLLPATAGKAYLYAFDTLVPKLANQFQPEIIFWQSGVDTYWQDPLANLNLTLDTYYSLGLRMKAIAESTCNKLVVCLGGGYHEDGCVKGYYNEISGLLKADNFINEKKVVDERRINETKEIIDRAIMKLSNYWNF
- a CDS encoding pyridoxal-phosphate dependent enzyme, which codes for MIEDAEKKGLVNKNSVIVEPTSSNTGIGLAMMCAIKNYKCIIVMPKGMSEERRKSIKAFGAKIVLTPVKEDVAGAVKKAETIARKTENAFIPHQFKNPVNAQCHYETTANEILEQTDGKIDAFVAGIGTIMDVGSALKEKILRHFIWRKYFGCNRCRKEIKIR
- a CDS encoding MTH1187 family thiamine-binding protein produces the protein MIIAQLSIAPIGEGTGVSKYVKASIEALKRKACRAEPTAMCTVFEAKTLDEILEALKEAHNAVFKLGAKRVITHLVIDDRKDKEASIESKLSAIMK